One part of the Perognathus longimembris pacificus isolate PPM17 chromosome 10, ASM2315922v1, whole genome shotgun sequence genome encodes these proteins:
- the Ccnb1ip1 gene encoding E3 ubiquitin-protein ligase CCNB1IP1: protein MSLCEDMLLCNYRKCRCKLSGYAWVTACSHIFCDQHGSGEFSRSPAICPACNSTLSGKLDIVRTELSPSEEYKAMVLAGLRPEIVLDISSRALAFWTYQVHQERLYQEYNFSKAEGHLKQMEKIYTQQIQSKDVELTSMKGEVTSMKKVLEEYKKKFSDISEKLMERNRQYQKLQGLYDSLRLRNITIVNQDSTLEPSVIAQSGVFGFPVGNNSKFPLDSTPVRNRGGGDEDFQFRPFFVGSPTAPEPSNSFFSFASQSHESEQQQISSRAFKVKRI, encoded by the exons ATGTCTTTGTGTGAAGATATGCTGCTTTGTAATTATCGAAAGTGTCGCTGCAAACTCTCTGGGTATGCATGGGTTACTGCCTGCTCTCACATCTTCTGTGATCAGCATGGCAGTGGTGAGTTTAGTCGTTCCCCAGCTATCTGCCCTGCCTGTAACAGTACTCTTTCTGGAAAGCTAGATATTGTCCGCACAGAACTCAGTCCATCAGAGGAATATAAAGCTATGGTATTAGCAGGGCTCAGACCAGAGATTGTGTTGGACATTAGCTCCCGAGCACTGGCCTTCTGGACGTATCAG GTACATCAAGAGCGTCTATATCAGGAATACAATTTCAGCAAGGCTGAGGGCCATCTGAAACAGATGGAGAAGATATATACTCAGCAAATACAGAGCAAGGATGTAGAATTGACCTCTATGAAAGGAGAGGTCACCTCTATGAAGAAAGTGCTAGAAGAATACAAGAAAAAGTTCAGTGACATCTCTGAGAAACTTATGGAGCGCAATCGTCAGTATCAAAAGCTCCAAGGCCTCTATGATAGCCTTAGGCTGCGAAATATCACTATTGTTAACCAAGACAGCACCCTTGAACCATCTGTGATCGCACAGTCTGGTGTCTTTGGCTTCCCAGTAG GGAACAATTCCAAGTTTCCTTTGGACAGTACGCCAGTTCGAAATCGGGGTGGTGGAGATGAAGATTTTCAGTTCAGGCCATTTTTTGTGGGTTCTCCCACAGCACCTGAACCCAGTAACagcttttttagttttgcatctcAAAGTCATGAGTCAGAGCAGCAGCAAATCTCTAGCAGGGCCTTCAAAGTGAAAAGAATTTAA
- the LOC125358005 gene encoding prothymosin alpha-like: MSDAALDTSSEITNKDLKEKKEVMEETENGRNAPAKGSAANEENGEQETDNEVDEEGGEEEEEEEEGDGEEEVGDEDEEADAATGKWAAEDDEDEDVDTKKQKTDEDD; the protein is encoded by the coding sequence ATGTCAGACGCGGCCTTGGACACCAGCTCCGAGATCACCAACAAGGActtgaaggagaagaaggaagtcaTGGAGGAGACGGAGAATGGAAGAAACGCTCCTGCCAAGGGGAGTGCAGCTAATGAGGAAAATGGGGAACAAGAGACTGATAATGAGGTAGATgaagaaggtggggaggaagaggaggaggaagaagaaggtgaTGGTGAGGAGGAGGTTGGAGATGAAGATGAGGAGGCTGATGCAGCTACAGGCAAATGGGCAGCTGaagatgatgaggatgaggatgttgATACCAAGAAGCAGAAAACTGATGAGGATGACTAG